In the genome of Hymenobacter taeanensis, one region contains:
- a CDS encoding glycosyltransferase family 2 protein: MPTAELPLVTIIALCYNHARFLPQALDSILSQSYPHLEVLLVDDASTDESAVILQQYAAAHPTWRLLLLAENVGNCRAFNQAFRQSAGEFVIDFATDDVLLPHRVEHQVAAFRQAGPQCGMVYSDAELINEQGQLVRRHFRRTAQGLEPRPASGWVFADVLARYFISTPTMTMRRATLEQLGGYDETLAYEDFDFWVRASRHWQFYFQDEVTTQKRLHPQSMSRKGYRPHDPYLNSTIKVCRKALAMCRDEAERAALAVRVRWELRQAVRWRNHPEARELYRLLQKLGHLQPLDKLLGLWVRMR; encoded by the coding sequence ATGCCTACTGCTGAGTTGCCGCTGGTAACCATTATTGCCCTCTGCTACAACCACGCCCGCTTCCTGCCGCAGGCCCTCGACTCCATACTAAGCCAGTCGTACCCGCACCTGGAGGTGCTGCTTGTTGATGATGCCAGCACTGATGAAAGCGCAGTTATACTGCAGCAGTATGCTGCCGCGCACCCCACTTGGCGCCTGCTGCTTTTAGCTGAGAACGTGGGCAATTGCCGGGCTTTCAACCAGGCCTTTCGGCAATCAGCGGGGGAGTTTGTAATTGACTTTGCTACCGATGATGTGCTGCTTCCTCATCGGGTAGAGCACCAGGTGGCAGCCTTTCGGCAGGCGGGCCCGCAATGCGGCATGGTGTACTCCGATGCGGAGCTCATTAACGAGCAGGGCCAGCTGGTCCGCCGCCACTTCCGCCGCACCGCCCAGGGCCTGGAGCCGCGCCCGGCTTCAGGCTGGGTGTTTGCTGATGTGCTGGCCCGATACTTCATCAGCACCCCCACCATGACCATGCGCCGCGCCACCCTGGAGCAGCTTGGGGGCTATGATGAGACCCTGGCCTACGAAGACTTTGATTTCTGGGTGCGTGCTTCCCGACACTGGCAGTTCTACTTTCAGGATGAGGTAACCACCCAAAAGCGCCTGCATCCGCAGTCAATGTCGCGCAAAGGCTACCGCCCCCATGACCCTTACCTCAACTCCACTATCAAAGTCTGCCGGAAGGCCCTGGCCATGTGCCGGGATGAAGCAGAACGGGCTGCCTTGGCTGTGCGGGTGCGCTGGGAGCTGCGCCAGGCCGTGCGCTGGCGCAACCACCCCGAAGCCCGCGAGCTGTACCGTCTTTTGCAGAAGCTAGGCCACCTCCAACCCCTCGACAAATTGCTAGGCCTGTGGGTAAGAATGAGGTGA
- a CDS encoding ArnT family glycosyltransferase: MISRRLADWTLLFVVLFTIAYFFLSHEGLYAIDDYFYSRYAHQLISGTFRVAPDPQGLLHDPLKERPMIYGPVALCYLLFGINIISSTLWPLLATLGCAVLFWKLYRRREPVVAATAMLLLGLHYFTLNLTNYLYPDNILMFWCLAGSAALLVGRRAEARKVAWGMGFAGLSFAALLSKETIVYYLPFYLAVLGRDAWRRQNLRFWVAAMASGLVLLSAYLAFYQLFTNDALYRLHLIEHTNEFLKEGNYLLGNRAALMGRITWQPLAFFIGTGLGPLLLLAIAALLQPAAPDSDKRFWLGLGFSTLLFFWVGSTSLSQYNPITLLPRMTTPLLPPLALAAGYGLRTLLRTGKGVALVALDLLLCAGWLHNGLSVLYGSLGVFLAVVAAAQHIRWSSAMLRTNSSWLPVLTLVVLAGCLAIRPAYFMWKPSVSSHFAQNRIIQQHLQAPATGVVLVDDFLIDNYDFYYGFEMPPQLQYRRYWSRDSLLLHPGQHAWLLLNRSTLTNDELTRKLIRYSPDSVLSWYPQRRLLAEDGKVSLYEVKLGNKVMSGQ; encoded by the coding sequence ATGATATCTCGCCGCCTGGCCGACTGGACACTCCTGTTCGTGGTGCTGTTTACCATTGCGTATTTTTTTCTTAGCCACGAAGGGCTCTACGCCATTGATGACTATTTCTATTCTCGGTATGCGCATCAACTAATTAGCGGCACCTTCCGGGTGGCCCCCGATCCGCAGGGCCTGCTTCACGACCCGCTCAAGGAACGGCCTATGATTTACGGGCCAGTAGCCCTCTGCTATCTGCTGTTTGGCATCAATATCATTAGCAGTACGCTGTGGCCTTTGCTGGCCACCCTGGGCTGCGCAGTGCTATTTTGGAAGCTATACCGCCGCCGTGAGCCAGTAGTAGCTGCTACGGCTATGCTGCTGCTGGGCCTGCACTACTTCACTCTCAATCTAACCAACTACCTCTATCCCGATAACATCCTGATGTTCTGGTGCCTGGCTGGCTCCGCCGCTTTGCTGGTGGGGCGCCGGGCTGAGGCGCGGAAAGTTGCCTGGGGAATGGGGTTTGCCGGGCTCAGCTTCGCGGCGCTGCTTAGCAAAGAAACCATTGTGTACTATCTCCCCTTCTACCTGGCAGTGTTGGGGCGCGATGCCTGGCGACGGCAGAACCTCCGGTTTTGGGTTGCGGCAATGGCTAGTGGCCTAGTGCTACTCAGCGCTTACCTCGCTTTCTACCAGCTCTTTACGAATGATGCGCTGTACCGTCTGCACCTGATTGAGCACACAAATGAGTTTCTGAAGGAAGGAAATTACCTCTTGGGTAACCGCGCGGCGCTTATGGGGCGCATCACCTGGCAGCCCCTGGCCTTCTTCATCGGGACTGGGCTGGGGCCCCTGCTGTTACTGGCCATAGCGGCGCTGCTTCAGCCCGCTGCGCCTGACTCCGACAAGCGGTTTTGGCTGGGGCTGGGATTTAGCACACTGCTTTTCTTCTGGGTAGGGAGTACTTCTCTAAGCCAGTATAACCCTATAACGCTGTTGCCACGCATGACCACTCCCCTGTTACCGCCGCTGGCGCTGGCCGCGGGATATGGGCTGCGTACTCTCCTTCGCACGGGTAAAGGGGTAGCCTTGGTGGCACTTGACCTGCTGCTGTGTGCGGGGTGGCTGCACAATGGTCTTTCGGTGCTATATGGTAGTCTAGGGGTGTTTCTGGCCGTTGTAGCTGCGGCTCAACATATACGCTGGAGCTCCGCAATGCTCCGCACTAACAGCAGTTGGTTGCCAGTACTTACGCTGGTAGTACTGGCTGGCTGCCTGGCTATTCGGCCGGCGTATTTTATGTGGAAGCCCTCGGTGTCGTCGCATTTTGCGCAGAACCGGATTATACAACAGCATTTACAGGCGCCCGCCACGGGCGTGGTGCTGGTTGATGACTTCCTGATTGATAACTACGACTTCTACTATGGCTTTGAAATGCCCCCGCAGCTGCAGTATCGGCGGTACTGGTCGCGCGATTCGCTGCTGCTGCACCCTGGCCAACACGCGTGGCTGCTGCTCAACCGCAGCACTCTTACCAACGACGAGCTAACCCGCAAACTCATCCGCTACTCCCCCGACTCCGTTCTGAGCTGGTACCCCCAGCGCCGCCTACTGGCCGAAGACGGCAAAGTCTCGCTGTATGAGGTGAAATTGGGTAATAAAGTGATGTCGGGTCAATGA
- a CDS encoding acyl-ACP desaturase, whose amino-acid sequence MIATVTSRAEVLQHLESFLKENMGSFLKSVEASWQPTDFLPDSSLDTFFDEVKLLRERAKELSYDLLAVLIGDTITEEALPNYEAWFHQLDDLKRDHNNGWAQWIRGWTAEENRHGDLLNRYLYLSGRVNMREFEASTQHLIADGFDLGTAHDPYRAFIYTSYQEMATNISHRRVGQLARKAGDEQLSKICGMIAGDETRHARVYKTFVEKIFEVDPSEMMLAFEDMMRKKIVMPAHYMRELGVEMGKTFGHFTDAAQRLGVYTSQDYTDILESLIQDWKIEQMTGLNSAAEKAREYVVALPNRLRRVADRMPVPKLEYKFKWIDEVGR is encoded by the coding sequence ATGATTGCAACTGTCACCTCCCGTGCGGAAGTACTGCAGCACCTCGAATCTTTTCTGAAAGAAAACATGGGTTCCTTTCTCAAAAGTGTTGAGGCCAGCTGGCAGCCCACCGACTTTCTGCCTGACTCCAGCCTCGACACCTTCTTCGATGAGGTAAAACTCCTGCGTGAGCGAGCCAAAGAACTTAGCTACGACTTGCTGGCCGTGCTCATTGGCGATACCATTACGGAAGAGGCTCTGCCCAACTACGAGGCCTGGTTTCATCAGCTCGATGATCTGAAGCGCGACCATAACAACGGCTGGGCGCAGTGGATCAGGGGGTGGACGGCCGAGGAAAACCGCCATGGTGATTTGCTCAACCGCTACCTCTACCTCTCAGGGCGCGTGAACATGCGCGAGTTTGAGGCCAGCACCCAGCACCTCATTGCCGATGGCTTTGACCTGGGCACTGCCCACGACCCGTATCGTGCCTTCATCTACACGAGCTACCAGGAAATGGCCACTAACATCTCGCACCGTCGAGTGGGCCAGCTGGCCCGCAAAGCCGGCGACGAGCAACTGTCAAAAATCTGCGGCATGATTGCCGGTGATGAAACCCGCCACGCTCGGGTGTACAAAACCTTCGTGGAGAAGATTTTTGAGGTTGACCCCTCAGAGATGATGCTTGCCTTCGAGGACATGATGCGCAAGAAGATTGTAATGCCTGCTCACTATATGCGGGAACTGGGAGTGGAAATGGGCAAGACATTCGGTCACTTCACCGATGCTGCCCAGCGCCTGGGAGTGTACACCAGCCAGGACTACACTGACATTCTGGAATCATTGATTCAGGACTGGAAGATTGAGCAGATGACCGGTCTCAACAGCGCCGCCGAGAAAGCCCGCGAGTACGTAGTGGCCCTGCCTAACCGCCTGCGCCGCGTAGCCGACCGTATGCCGGTGCCTAAACTGGAGTACAAGTTCAAATGGATTGACGAAGTAGGTCGCTAG
- a CDS encoding DUF427 domain-containing protein, whose translation MKAIWNNTVVAESDDTIVVENNHYFPADSIKREFFEDSIAHTTCPWKGRASYYSLRVNGELNKDAAWYYPEPKEAASQIEGRVAFWKGVKVEN comes from the coding sequence ATGAAAGCTATCTGGAATAATACCGTAGTGGCAGAAAGCGACGACACTATAGTAGTCGAGAACAACCACTACTTCCCCGCCGACTCTATAAAGCGGGAGTTTTTTGAGGACAGCATTGCGCACACCACCTGCCCCTGGAAGGGCCGCGCCAGCTACTACTCCCTACGCGTGAACGGGGAGCTTAACAAAGATGCTGCCTGGTACTACCCAGAACCCAAGGAAGCTGCCAGTCAAATTGAGGGGCGTGTAGCCTTCTGGAAAGGCGTGAAAGTAGAAAATTAG
- a CDS encoding vWA domain-containing protein: MAAGFRFRDFVPKESTEKGFDSLFKIFMQLITITSGDVGEALSWLNELDKQYGLTDDGYGMGDFIEDLKKKGYIDEDPQEQGAFNITAKSEQTIRKSALEEIFGKLKKSGQGNHRTPHTGQGDEQSTDMREFRFGDSLDQISMTESIRNAQLNHGLGTGDFMLTEGDLEVRENEHKSQTSTVLMIDISHSMILYGEDRITPAKKVAMALAELVKQKYPKDFLDVIVFGNDAWQIEVKELPYLQVGPYHTNTVAGLELALDLLRKRKTPNKQIFMITDGKPTCLKEGNGYYKNAFGLDRKVVNKTLNLAAAARRLKVPITTFMIASDPYLQQFVQEFTEVNQGKAYYSSLKGLGHLIFEDYKRNRRKSV; this comes from the coding sequence ATGGCAGCAGGCTTTCGTTTCCGGGACTTCGTGCCCAAGGAGTCAACCGAGAAAGGTTTCGACTCCCTTTTCAAGATATTCATGCAGCTCATTACCATCACCAGCGGTGACGTAGGTGAGGCCCTTTCCTGGCTTAACGAGCTCGATAAACAATACGGCCTCACCGACGATGGCTACGGCATGGGCGACTTCATTGAAGACCTTAAAAAGAAGGGCTACATCGATGAAGACCCGCAGGAGCAGGGCGCCTTCAATATCACGGCCAAAAGCGAGCAGACGATTCGTAAATCTGCGCTTGAGGAAATATTCGGCAAACTGAAGAAATCTGGGCAGGGCAACCACCGCACGCCACACACCGGCCAAGGCGATGAGCAGAGCACCGACATGCGGGAATTCCGCTTCGGCGACTCGCTTGATCAGATTTCCATGACCGAGTCAATCCGGAATGCCCAGCTTAACCACGGCCTCGGCACCGGCGACTTCATGCTGACCGAGGGTGACCTGGAAGTGCGTGAGAACGAGCATAAGTCGCAGACCAGCACGGTGCTGATGATTGACATCTCGCACTCCATGATTCTGTATGGCGAAGACCGGATTACGCCCGCCAAGAAGGTGGCCATGGCCTTGGCGGAGCTGGTGAAGCAAAAGTACCCCAAAGACTTCCTCGATGTTATCGTGTTTGGTAACGATGCCTGGCAGATTGAGGTGAAGGAACTGCCTTACCTGCAGGTGGGCCCCTACCATACCAACACCGTCGCTGGCCTGGAGCTGGCCCTGGATCTGCTGCGCAAGCGTAAAACGCCTAACAAGCAGATCTTTATGATTACTGATGGCAAGCCCACCTGTTTGAAGGAGGGCAATGGCTATTACAAAAACGCCTTTGGTCTCGACCGGAAAGTGGTCAACAAAACCCTGAATCTGGCGGCGGCAGCCCGGCGCCTGAAAGTGCCCATTACCACCTTCATGATTGCCTCTGACCCTTACCTGCAGCAATTTGTGCAGGAGTTTACGGAGGTAAACCAAGGCAAGGCGTACTACAGCTCCCTCAAAGGACTAGGCCACCTGATCTTTGAAGACTACAAGCGTAACCGCCGGAAGTCGGTATAA
- a CDS encoding sigma 54-interacting transcriptional regulator — protein MKQESIRTLGQLRASGYQPRSVKQELRDNLIAKLRNKEDVFPGIFGYEETVIPELQRAILAGHHINLLGLRGQAKTRIARLLIGLLDEYVPVVEGSELNDDPLQPLSVYAKNLIAEHGDDTPVTWLHRDDRYTEKLATPDVSVADLIGDADPIKAATLKLPYSDERVIHFGLIPRAHRGIFVINELPDLQARIQVSLFNILQEGDIQIRGFKVRLPLDLQFVFTANPEDYTNRGSIVTPLKDRIDAQIITHYPKSIEIGKRITKQEARIKEEQKGLVTTNEIVHDLVEQVAIEARGSEFVDAKSGVSARLTISAYEQVVAGAERRALINGETKTYVRVADFVSAVPAITGKVELVYEGEQEGAGIVAEKLMGKALRTLFLNYFPDPDKAKKLKGRPSPYKTVQEWFGNGHTVDILHDASDKEYHAALDQVPGLRDIVKELHPNEDAETTYFLMEFLLHGLSEYSLISRNRLTAGAQFKDLLSSMFTMPSFGEDDDDEDEDEKPQRGRRR, from the coding sequence ATGAAACAAGAATCCATTCGTACGCTGGGCCAACTGCGGGCCAGCGGGTACCAGCCGCGGTCTGTGAAACAAGAGCTGCGTGATAATCTCATTGCCAAGCTGCGGAATAAAGAAGATGTATTTCCGGGTATTTTCGGTTACGAGGAAACCGTAATTCCGGAGCTGCAGCGTGCTATTTTGGCTGGCCATCACATCAACCTACTAGGTCTGCGCGGCCAGGCCAAAACCCGCATTGCCCGCCTGCTTATTGGCCTGCTCGATGAGTACGTGCCCGTGGTAGAAGGCTCGGAACTGAATGATGATCCGTTGCAGCCTCTGTCGGTGTATGCCAAAAACCTGATTGCCGAGCACGGCGACGATACGCCCGTTACCTGGTTGCACCGCGACGACCGCTACACCGAGAAACTGGCCACTCCTGACGTATCGGTAGCTGACCTCATTGGTGATGCCGACCCCATTAAAGCGGCTACCCTGAAGCTGCCGTATTCTGATGAACGAGTAATTCACTTCGGCCTGATTCCGCGGGCCCACCGGGGCATTTTCGTTATCAACGAGCTGCCCGACTTGCAGGCCCGCATTCAGGTGTCGCTGTTTAATATTCTGCAGGAAGGCGACATCCAGATTCGGGGTTTTAAAGTGCGCCTGCCGCTGGATCTGCAGTTTGTGTTCACGGCTAACCCCGAGGATTATACCAACCGTGGTTCCATTGTAACCCCGCTTAAGGACCGTATCGACGCCCAGATCATCACGCACTACCCCAAATCAATTGAAATTGGCAAGCGCATTACCAAGCAGGAAGCCCGCATTAAAGAGGAGCAGAAAGGCTTGGTGACCACCAATGAGATTGTGCACGACTTGGTAGAGCAGGTGGCTATTGAGGCGCGCGGCTCAGAGTTTGTAGATGCCAAGAGTGGTGTATCGGCTCGTCTGACTATCTCAGCCTATGAGCAGGTGGTAGCCGGTGCTGAGCGCCGCGCTCTCATCAATGGCGAAACAAAAACCTATGTGCGCGTTGCTGATTTTGTGTCGGCAGTACCCGCCATCACGGGTAAAGTGGAGCTGGTGTATGAAGGCGAACAGGAAGGGGCCGGTATTGTGGCAGAGAAACTGATGGGCAAAGCCCTGCGCACGCTCTTCCTAAACTACTTCCCCGACCCCGACAAAGCCAAAAAGCTAAAAGGTCGCCCCAGCCCTTATAAAACCGTGCAGGAATGGTTTGGCAATGGCCACACCGTCGACATACTGCACGATGCCTCCGACAAAGAGTACCACGCCGCCCTCGACCAGGTACCCGGCCTCCGCGACATTGTGAAGGAACTGCACCCTAATGAGGATGCGGAAACCACTTACTTCCTGATGGAATTCCTGCTGCACGGCCTCTCCGAATACAGCCTGATTTCGCGCAACCGCCTCACGGCCGGTGCTCAGTTCAAGGATCTGTTGTCGTCGATGTTTACCATGCCCAGCTTCGGTGAAGATGACGACGATGAGGACGAAGACGAAAAGCCCCAGCGCGGCCGTCGCCGATAA
- a CDS encoding peptidylprolyl isomerase: MKTAEIHTNKGVMKVEFYEQDAPNTVKNFTDLAKKGFYDGLKFHRVIPNFVIQGGCPNTREGAKGKPGTGGPGYKIDCELTGDHQYHERGALSMAHAGRNTGGSQFFIVHDRQNTAHLDRNHTVFGKVVEGLDIIDQIKANDTIEKIVVNEQV; the protein is encoded by the coding sequence ATGAAAACTGCCGAAATCCACACCAATAAAGGTGTAATGAAAGTGGAGTTCTATGAGCAGGACGCTCCGAACACCGTGAAGAACTTCACCGATCTGGCTAAGAAAGGCTTCTACGATGGCCTGAAGTTTCACCGCGTTATCCCCAACTTCGTGATTCAGGGTGGCTGCCCCAACACACGTGAAGGCGCTAAGGGCAAGCCCGGCACCGGTGGCCCCGGCTACAAAATCGACTGCGAGCTGACCGGTGACCATCAGTACCACGAGCGCGGCGCGCTGAGCATGGCGCACGCTGGCCGGAACACGGGCGGCAGCCAGTTCTTCATCGTGCACGACCGCCAGAACACCGCCCACCTCGACCGCAACCACACTGTGTTCGGTAAAGTAGTAGAAGGCCTAGACATCATTGACCAAATCAAAGCCAACGACACCATCGAAAAAATTGTGGTGAACGAGCAGGTGTAA
- a CDS encoding fasciclin domain-containing protein → MKKTLRITTLALLSAGTVSFGLSSCSDNNSAETTSTATETTTETTVDSTAMLTDSARMGKKEGVLVDGVAMTPDRTIVQNAVQAKSVTTLVKAVQAAGLDGTLSGTGPFTVFAPTNAAFDKLPKGALAGLLKPESKEKLKGVLTYHVIAGRLLAQDLKDGQELTTVNGEKIKVSVKDGKVMINNANVEIPDVISSNGVTHVIDNVLLPEGK, encoded by the coding sequence ATGAAGAAGACTCTGCGTATCACCACGCTAGCCTTACTGTCGGCTGGTACGGTATCCTTCGGCCTTAGCAGCTGCAGCGACAACAACTCGGCCGAAACTACCAGCACCGCTACCGAAACTACCACCGAAACCACCGTCGACTCAACGGCCATGCTCACTGACTCGGCGCGGATGGGTAAGAAGGAGGGAGTACTGGTAGATGGCGTGGCCATGACGCCCGACCGCACCATTGTACAGAATGCTGTACAGGCAAAAAGCGTGACTACGCTGGTGAAAGCCGTGCAGGCCGCTGGCCTTGATGGTACTCTAAGCGGTACCGGACCTTTCACGGTATTTGCACCCACCAACGCCGCCTTTGATAAACTACCTAAAGGCGCGCTGGCTGGCTTACTGAAGCCTGAGAGCAAAGAGAAGCTGAAAGGCGTGCTCACCTACCACGTAATTGCCGGTCGTTTGCTGGCTCAGGACCTGAAAGATGGCCAGGAGCTGACTACCGTAAACGGCGAGAAAATCAAGGTGTCGGTGAAAGACGGCAAGGTGATGATCAACAATGCCAACGTAGAGATTCCGGATGTGATTTCCAGCAACGGCGTCACGCACGTAATCGACAATGTTCTGCTGCCGGAAGGCAAATAG
- a CDS encoding NAD(P)-dependent oxidoreductase, which translates to MSYTVAFLGLGSMGLAMATNLLKAGYQLTVYNRTASKADELQAQGATVATTPAEAVQDADFVFTMVTDDAALQEICTGPNGILPAMKPGAIHASCSTVAPDTNRRLADAHTAHGSHLLATPVFGKPDVAAAGKLWLASAGADAAAREKTRPLLEALGQGVHDFGDDPGAASVVKLCGNFMLGAAIEAMAEAFTLAQKSGLDRQQVYEFFTSTIFNTPIYKSYGKLVAERHYQPVGAPPAIIRKDMRLVLDESRAQTAPMPFANIIHDNLSTTVAKNEQVDWAGFAERAAENAGL; encoded by the coding sequence ATGTCTTATACCGTTGCCTTTTTAGGCCTGGGAAGCATGGGATTGGCTATGGCCACCAACTTACTTAAGGCCGGTTACCAGCTAACCGTTTACAACCGCACTGCCAGCAAAGCCGACGAGCTACAGGCACAAGGCGCCACCGTGGCCACTACGCCAGCCGAAGCCGTACAGGATGCTGATTTCGTGTTTACGATGGTGACTGATGATGCCGCGCTTCAGGAAATTTGCACGGGACCCAATGGCATCTTACCCGCCATGAAGCCCGGCGCCATTCACGCCTCCTGCAGCACTGTAGCCCCCGATACCAACCGCCGCCTGGCCGACGCACACACCGCCCACGGTAGCCACCTGCTGGCTACCCCCGTGTTTGGCAAGCCCGATGTTGCAGCCGCCGGTAAGCTCTGGCTGGCCTCAGCCGGTGCCGATGCAGCGGCCCGCGAGAAGACCCGGCCGCTGCTGGAAGCACTAGGCCAGGGGGTACACGATTTTGGTGACGACCCCGGTGCGGCCAGCGTGGTAAAGCTATGCGGTAACTTTATGCTGGGTGCCGCCATTGAAGCCATGGCTGAAGCCTTCACGCTGGCTCAAAAGAGTGGCCTAGACCGGCAGCAGGTGTACGAGTTTTTCACGAGCACCATCTTTAATACCCCCATCTATAAAAGCTACGGCAAGCTGGTAGCAGAGCGGCATTACCAGCCGGTAGGTGCTCCGCCGGCCATCATTCGGAAAGACATGCGTTTGGTGCTTGATGAATCGCGCGCGCAAACTGCCCCCATGCCCTTTGCCAATATCATTCATGATAACCTTTCTACCACCGTTGCCAAGAACGAACAGGTAGATTGGGCCGGCTTTGCCGAACGTGCCGCAGAAAACGCTGGCCTCTAG
- the rsgA gene encoding ribosome small subunit-dependent GTPase A, with product MTGIVVKSTGSWYLVREIATGQLHRCRLRGKFKNKGLKVSNPLAVGDQVDFTVEEQTEGAGVIHHIEPRRNYIIRRSVHKSEHAHIVAANLDQALLVVTLASPATSFGFIDRFLVTAEAYHIPVTLIFNKTDIYDEDLLDYQEQIANMYQRVGYASLRSSAHTGEGIGDIDALLDNKVSLLSGHSGVGKSTLINALVPDLDLKTAEISQFSDKGVHTTTFAEMLEVRRGTYLIDTPGIKELGLVDVKKGELAHYFPEMRALLNQCRYHNCQHIHEPGCAVREAVDKGKIALPRYDSYVSMLEGDDNRH from the coding sequence ATGACGGGTATTGTTGTTAAATCCACGGGCTCGTGGTACCTGGTACGCGAAATTGCTACGGGGCAGCTGCACCGCTGCCGCCTGCGCGGCAAGTTCAAGAACAAGGGCCTGAAAGTAAGCAACCCCCTGGCCGTTGGCGACCAGGTAGATTTCACCGTGGAGGAGCAAACCGAAGGTGCCGGCGTGATTCATCATATTGAGCCCCGCCGCAACTATATTATCCGCCGCTCCGTGCACAAGAGTGAGCACGCCCACATAGTAGCGGCGAACCTCGATCAGGCCCTGCTGGTAGTTACGCTGGCTTCTCCGGCCACTTCGTTTGGGTTTATTGACCGGTTTTTGGTTACGGCTGAGGCCTACCACATCCCGGTCACGCTGATCTTCAATAAAACCGATATTTACGACGAAGACCTGCTCGATTATCAAGAGCAAATAGCCAACATGTACCAGCGCGTGGGCTACGCTAGCCTGCGCAGCTCAGCGCATACGGGCGAGGGTATTGGTGACATTGATGCCCTCCTGGACAACAAGGTCAGCTTGCTCTCAGGCCACTCGGGGGTAGGAAAAAGCACCCTTATCAATGCGTTGGTGCCTGACCTCGACCTAAAAACCGCCGAAATAAGCCAGTTCTCCGATAAAGGCGTACACACCACTACCTTCGCGGAAATGCTGGAAGTGCGGCGAGGCACTTACTTAATTGACACGCCCGGCATCAAGGAGTTAGGCCTGGTAGACGTAAAAAAGGGTGAGCTGGCACATTATTTCCCCGAGATGCGGGCCCTGCTTAACCAGTGCCGCTACCACAACTGCCAGCACATTCATGAGCCGGGCTGCGCCGTACGCGAAGCCGTGGACAAAGGCAAAATAGCCCTCCCCCGCTACGACAGCTACGTAAGCATGCTGGAAGGCGACGACAACCGACACTAG
- a CDS encoding 3-deoxy-D-manno-octulosonic acid transferase, whose translation MLFLYSLGLRLYALLLRLVAPFVPKAAHWVAGRQNLLTHIQTALRGETAPLAWFHCASLGEFEQGRPLMEAYAAQYPQHKIVLTFFSPSGYEVRQNWPGAAYVFYLPLDTASNARIFLDAVRPRLAVFVKYEFWYYYLTELHRRQVPTISVSAIFRPEQNFFKPWGGFFRRILARFTHIFTQNDESVRLLRQAGLTQASKAGDTRFDTVVRTAAAPPRPLPLVEAFVQDGAPVFIIGSSWPEDLPVLTPLLRQYAQQLRFIVAPHEVSETNLRLVEQALLGQVVRYSQADVTTVGQARVLLMDNVGLLSQLYRFGQYAYIGGAFGKGLHNTLEAAAFGLPLFFGPTYGKFQEAQDLVALNCAFPIQQPTDLLRSFAYLYQDESARLRILDNSLEYVHQSSGATERIMRWLDGAVVR comes from the coding sequence TTGCTTTTTCTCTATTCACTTGGTTTGCGCCTCTATGCCCTGCTACTGCGGCTGGTGGCTCCCTTTGTGCCCAAAGCGGCGCACTGGGTAGCAGGCAGGCAAAACCTACTCACTCATATCCAGACCGCCCTGCGTGGAGAAACTGCGCCGCTGGCCTGGTTTCACTGCGCTTCACTGGGCGAGTTTGAGCAGGGCCGCCCCCTCATGGAGGCCTACGCCGCCCAGTACCCGCAGCATAAAATTGTGCTCACGTTTTTCTCACCCTCAGGCTACGAAGTACGCCAAAACTGGCCCGGTGCGGCCTACGTGTTCTATTTGCCCCTGGATACGGCTTCCAACGCCCGTATCTTTTTGGATGCGGTACGGCCCCGGCTAGCCGTGTTCGTAAAGTACGAGTTCTGGTATTACTACCTCACGGAGCTGCATCGCCGTCAGGTTCCCACTATCAGTGTATCGGCTATCTTCCGGCCTGAGCAAAACTTTTTTAAGCCTTGGGGCGGATTCTTCCGGCGCATTCTAGCGCGGTTTACGCACATTTTCACTCAGAACGATGAATCTGTACGCCTGCTGCGGCAAGCGGGCCTGACCCAGGCCAGCAAGGCCGGCGATACGCGTTTTGATACGGTAGTGCGCACGGCGGCGGCCCCTCCTCGCCCTCTGCCCCTGGTGGAGGCCTTTGTCCAGGATGGCGCCCCGGTGTTCATCATTGGCAGCAGCTGGCCCGAAGATCTGCCCGTACTCACTCCGTTGCTGCGGCAGTATGCGCAGCAACTCCGCTTCATTGTGGCCCCCCATGAAGTCAGCGAAACCAACCTGCGGTTGGTGGAGCAGGCCCTGCTGGGGCAGGTGGTGCGGTACTCACAGGCTGATGTAACCACCGTAGGCCAGGCGCGGGTTTTACTCATGGACAACGTGGGGCTGCTAAGCCAGCTTTACCGCTTTGGGCAGTACGCTTATATTGGAGGGGCTTTCGGGAAAGGCTTGCACAACACACTGGAAGCGGCAGCATTTGGTCTGCCCCTTTTCTTTGGACCCACGTATGGCAAGTTTCAGGAAGCGCAGGATCTGGTGGCGCTGAACTGTGCCTTCCCCATCCAGCAACCCACTGACCTGCTCCGCAGCTTTGCCTACCTCTACCAGGATGAGTCGGCCAGACTACGTATTCTAGACAACAGCCTCGAATATGTGCACCAAAGCAGCGGCGCCACCGAACGTATTATGCGCTGGCTGGATGGTGCAGTGGTGAGGTAG